The following nucleotide sequence is from Kiritimatiella glycovorans.
GACAAGCTCCGCTCCGAGATCAACGGCAAGCGTATCCGAAGTGTCGGGTGTAAACGAACCTGCTCCGGCGATCACAACATTCGAACCGTTGAGCGAGATTGCCGCGCCGCCCGCCGCGGTATAGGCGTAGGGATCGTTCGGGAGGGTTGTATTGGCCTGGCGCGCGGCTATATCGTTATTGAATCCGCCTGAGTTTACAGCCGTGGCGTTGAAGGTGTCCTCAAAGACCAGCTGGCCCGATGCGGAGGAGGCGAGGAACGACGCCAGGGCGAGAGAGAGAGAAAACTTGGATGTCTTTTTCATGATTTTGTAGGGTTGCTGACTGGATTGACAATTGAAACGCCCACGATCAAATGGATCAGAACCATTCGAAGTAAACCAGAAAATAAAAAAATTTTTTGGACACTCCCCGCTCCCCTGCGGCTCGACCGCTCCGAGCCGCTACTCCGTCTCGTCCTCGTCGACTTCGGCGGAGACGACCCCGCCTGCGGCGACATCCGCTTCGGTAAACGCGGCCATCAGAATTTCTTTCGCCCCGTTTTCTCATCCCAGGTTCCGGTTCGGTCGGAATGACCCACGTCCCGTCGGAGGACCTCGCCGAGAGGAGGAGAGTCGAGAGGATAAAGGCGGACAAGGTGGATTTCATGTCGAGGGGAACATGTTTGGGATTTATCCCGAAATCCCCAACCTTCTTACTCTTTCCAACAGGATATCACGGTATCCAGCCTTACGCTCTTCTGATAGGAAGCTTCGCCCAATCAAGCCGTCAAATGCAGGCATAGCCTCCTGAAAGTCTTGGAGAATTTTATCAACCTGCACTTCCGATAGCTTCAAACGATCACGGCAAAAGTAATCCAACCATAACTTTTTGGTGAGCTTCTTCTTTTTACCATGCAAAGGCAACGCACTCTCTTCCTTGGCATTCTCCAAAACCAGAGTCGAATTCAAGAGGTCATACGCAGGCGTTAAAGAGACCACTCCGTCCTGCACCCAAATCGAGAAATTTTTCAGGTGCATATCTTCATTGCCAGTCAGGAAGCAGAACAACAGACGCTTGGCCAACTTGGGCTTTTCTATCGCCGGAAAGGTGCAAAATTGTTCGACCAACTGAGCGACACGCTCCAAAGAGCTGTCATACTTTGTTTCACGGGTTGACGCTGAAAGTTGCGCAAAGTCCTCCACGTGCACTTTCTTTGAACGCCCCTCACGGTCATAGCGCTTCACAAAATAAACCCAGCTATCATCCTGAGCACACAATAAGCCATGCACAGGCACATGAATACCCGCAGCCGCAGCCATACTCATCGTCAGCGCCTCATTGGCGGGTACTTCTTCGCATGCCAATGGGTTGGGTTTCAAAATAAATCTCCCTCCTCGGTTCACCAATGCGAAGGAAGCATCTTTTAATTTTAAAACAGCCGATAGCTTGGGCTGCACACCTTGAATAGACATCTTACCGGAGCGGCGACGCACTTCACGAAGTTGTTCTTCATACGAATACTCGAAAGGCTTCAAATGCTTCAGCTTCGGGTGTATGCTCTTCAGGCCAGTTTCCGAATATTTGCATCCCTCAGGCAATGACTCTAAATTGATCGGACAATGCGACATGCCTAGCCTTCCTTTTCCTCAGCAATAGCATCCTTTGGGATACACACTGAAAGCGAACCGACTAAATCGCCTCCGACAGTCACCAACTGCTTAAAATAGTCATTTCGATCAATCTTGCGTGTCTTCAAGAGCGCTTCCAATTGCGCCCCTTCAGGCAGCAATCCATCAAAAACGGCAGGAAACTCCTTGAATGTATAAGGCTCCCCACGAACGGGAAGTGTCAGTGAAATAGGCGCACCTCCATAGCCATCTATATACTCGAAAACCCAAAGACCACCTTGCTCCTGCTCCAATAAATTTCCGGCAAGCCGTCCTGACTGGAAGACCTCCGCTCTTCGAAGAACTTTTTTGTCGCCGTCCGTCATTGAGATACCTCCCAAGACCGTTTCCACTCCTCGACCAATGGCCCGACTGGCTGCAACTCAAGATTCAAAACAACCAGTATGGATTCAACGTGCTCCCACACCGTTCTCCCCTTTCCAGCTTCCAGATCCTGGACGACAGATCGACTGACACCAGCCAGTTCGGCCAGTCCGACTTGTGTCAAACCAGCCTTCTTTCGGTGAAAGACAATTAAATTGCCTAGTTGTTCACTACGCATGTTATATCAGGCCAAATTCTCGATTTCATAGAACTTTCTCACAAAATGAACCGAAAATCAACAAAATTGCATGACATAAAAGGCGTTTTTACGCACTTACTGCCACGGTCATCAGATTTCCACGATTCGGCCAGCATTACACCTGATATATCAGGCATAAAACTTTAATAAAGGGCACTTCTGAAAATAGAGTTATCGATGAAATGTGTACCGTCACCCATGGGGCAGGCGCCGATCGCATCCCAGCGACCTTTGGTCTTATACCAACGCGGATCAGGCAGGGAGGTCGACTCGGGGCCTAACTTCTTCCAGTTGCGTCCGTCCTCCGACACCGCAAACCGCATCCGAAACTGGGGTAATCCGGCTTCTTCCGGAACGAATCATTCATCACCCAGGGCCCGTCCTCCTGGAAACGGTGCACACCCATGGCCTGGATATCCGCAACGTCTTCGTCTTTCTCGAAGATGAACCCGTGATCTTTCCAGTAGACCCCGTCCTGCGAGGTCGCCTTCCCTCAAGGCGACGGCGTCGTGGAGCGGTTACGGAATGACTTCGATTCGGAGATTGTCGAAGGTGCCAGTGGTATTGCTGTTAGACGAATTGAACTGGAAAGTGCGGTCGGTGCCCGTGAGGTTCGTAATCGTGATTGGAGTAGCGTTCAGAGCGCTGCCGTTCTGGAAGAACTGCACGGTGGGACTCGCTCCGGTTTCGTCGACCGTAATTTCCCAGGTGTTCACTCCGCTCACCGTCGAACTGAATTGGATGCCCGAACCGTCCGCAAAATAAAACGAATTCGACCCATTTCTTCGGATGAGCAAGCCGGCATCTGCGATGTTGGCACCAACAGCCTCGTTCCCGAACCCAAATCCGATCCAGTCCCCGCTTGAACCAGAGGTATTGCTGAGTTCAAACGAAATGGTGTAGATTTCGCCGACAAGCTCCGCTCCGAGATCAACGGCAAGCGTATCCGAAGTGTCGGGTGTAAACGAACCTGCTGCGACGATATTTACATTCGAACCGTTGAGGGCGAGGGAACCGGTCGCATCATAGCTGTAGGGGGCGTTGGCCAGACTGCTGGCGGCTTGCCGGGTGCTGATGTCGTTGTTGAAGCCAACCGCTGCGCCGGCCGTGGCGTTGAAGGTGTCCTCAAAGACCAGCTGGCCCGATGCGGAGGAGGCGAGGAACGACGCATCCGGATCCGAATGCCAGGCCTTCAAGTCGGAGGCCCGGCACGCACCATCGATGCCGGTGAAGCCGATGCGACCGATCAATGGATTCGTGCCCGCCAGATTGAGCAATCCGATCTGATAGTCGTTAAGATAGAATTCGCCCATGTCCTCGCGCAGGATCAGCCGGAAATCGGCTTGTTGCCCGAGATCGACTTCTATATCCCGGACATGTTCCCGGCGAAAATGAGTTCCGTCCTTGTCGACACCGCCGAAGCGAACCGTACCATCGCGATCGACGACGATGGCGAAGTCCCGTTCGCCCTCGCGCCGTAAGACAAGCGACGGCCTATCGGAAATCGATTTGCTCGGCCGCGCATAGACACCGACATCGCTAATGCCGAAGTACCCACGCCATGTAGGATTCCCGCCAGGAAGTCCAGGCCAACTTTCGTCCTCCGCGTTCTTCTTCGTAAATCGAACAAACCGCGCATCGCGCCCGAGATTTTCCCAGTAGGCCCCTATGGAGTAGTTGCGAGCGTCAAACACTTGCGGCGGATCCGGGACGACAGTCCATTCCTTACCGTCGACCGAGGTCTCCACAAAATCAGGAGGCACGGAGGCGTGAAGCGCAATGGAGCCGATTGACTGACTTTCCCCCAAATCCAACTGAAACGACACCGCTCCGCCCACCGGCGCATGCCCGACCCAGCCTGTGGCCGGATTGCCATCGATCGCCTTGTCCGGACTGAAGCTGTCCGCTTGATTCCATTCGGCTTCCTCGGTTGCACTGGCCGTTGCCGTCGCATCCAGAGCCAGATTCCTTTCCCCGCGGGCACCGTCCAAACGGAGTTTGCCCTCGACCACGACGGCATTTCCATAGGGAAGCGTCTCTGGAACACCATACAGCCAGGACGCTTTTCCGTCATCGAATGGCTCTACGGCGGAAAGCCGGATGGGTTGGCTCTTCAGCCGGTCGTTCCCTTCCCAGTATTTTAGCCAGATGCTTTCGCCATCGGACTCGATCCGCTTCAATGGTGGCATATGATACGATCTGCCATTATCCCGACCAACATGAAACATCTCGGCAAAGAAGGTGCCGCCGGGCAAGTCGTAAACGCGTGGATAAAAATATGAATAGGTCCCCCAGGTGTGATTGCGAGGGGTGGGCCGGTAAGGCCCCTCCGGTTTCTTGGAGCTAACGATGTGAACGCGAACGCCGAGCGGCGACGCGTGGGTGTTGTCGCAATACTCGATGAAGTAGCGATCTCCCATCTTGAAAAAGCCCCCCATCTCACCCGGAATGGTGTCCTTCTTAATCCGGGGCACCTCCACCACCTCTACCGGGGGCAGCACCTCCCATTGAATTCCGTCCCGGGTTTTGCCGAAGCCAAACCCCCACACGTCTTTGGGAACGGCAATCCATGCGCCGTACCAGTATCCGCCGTCGGGAGCCGGGCAAGGGTTGATCGTGTCAAAGCGGCGGTTGGTGTACCAGCGCGGATCCGGAAGGAAGGTCGACTCGGGCCCCAGCTTTTCCCAAGTGCGCGAATCCTCGGACACGGCAAAGCGCATGCGGAAGCCGGGGTATTTTGGTACATCGGTAAAAGAATATTGCATCACCCAGGGGCCGTCAGGCTGATACCGGGTCACAGCAGCGCAACCTGTCCAGTAGACATCCTCGTCGTTCGGGAAGTCGATGCCGTGGTCGCGCCAGTAAACGCCGTCTTTGGATGTCGCCAAGCCTAGTCCCTGCTTCTTGACATTTGCATGTGCTTTGGGATTCCAGCCGATGTAATCGTACATCATATAATAAGTGCCGTCATCGAACCAGATGGCCGGCTCGCCGTGAACATGATGGGACAGGACAGTCGGACTAAAGAAGACGTCCTGCACATGGGTTTTTGGCTCCTGCGCGACGCAGAGAGACTCGCCGATCGGCAGTAGTCCTGCGACGACACACGCGAGCAGTTTCGTGCATGTCACAAACCGGTGCGATTGCCAGATTTTCGAGGGTTTTTTCGGACTCATTTGCAGGGTGTGTTCGGACTTACGATTCGTTTGTGCGCTATATCGTCATTCGATGGACGAACGCTTCGCGTTCGCCCATCGCGCCCCGAGCTGGGCTTCGCCCAAGCGGGCCGACTCCGGGCGCGTTACTTACGCCCGCGCGCGACGGCGAAAGACGCAAAGGAGCGCAGCCGCACCCACAAAAAGCCCCACCGTCGCCGGCTCCGGGATGACTTCGATTCGGAGATTGTCGAAGGTGCCAGTGGTATTGCTAAGCGAATTGAACTGGAAAGTGCGGTCGGTGCCCGTGAGGTTCGACAAAATCGTGGTTGGAGTAGCGTTCAGAGCGCTGCCGTTCTGGAAGAACTGCACGGTGGGATTCGCTCCGGTTTCGTCGACCGTAATTTCCCATGTGTTCACTCCGCTCACCGTCGAACTGAAATTGGTGCCCGAACCGTCCGCAAAATAAAACGATTTCGCCCCATTTCTTCGGATGAGCAAGCCGGCGCCGACATTTGCGTTGGCGGCACCAACAGCCACGTCCCCGAACCCAAATCCGATCCAGTCCCCGCTTGGACCAGAGGTATTGCTGAGTTCAAACGAAATGGTGTAGATTTCGCCGACAAGCTCCGCCCCGAGATCACCGGCAAGCGTTTCCGAAGTGTCGGGTGTAAACGAACCTGCTCCGTCGATCACAACATTCGAACCGTCGAGCGAGATTGCCGCGCCGCCCGCCGCGGTATAGGCGTAGGGAGCGTTCGTGAGGGTCGTATTGGCCTGGCGCGCGGCTATATCGTTATTGAATCCGGCTGAGTTTACAGCCGTGGCGTCGAAGGTGTCCTCAAAGACCAGATTGC
It contains:
- a CDS encoding HipA domain-containing protein, which translates into the protein MSHCPINLESLPEGCKYSETGLKSIHPKLKHLKPFEYSYEEQLREVRRRSGKMSIQGVQPKLSAVLKLKDASFALVNRGGRFILKPNPLACEEVPANEALTMSMAAAAGIHVPVHGLLCAQDDSWVYFVKRYDREGRSKKVHVEDFAQLSASTRETKYDSSLERVAQLVEQFCTFPAIEKPKLAKRLLFCFLTGNEDMHLKNFSIWVQDGVVSLTPAYDLLNSTLVLENAKEESALPLHGKKKKLTKKLWLDYFCRDRLKLSEVQVDKILQDFQEAMPAFDGLIGRSFLSEERKAGYRDILLERVRRLGISG
- a CDS encoding HipA N-terminal domain-containing protein, which gives rise to MTDGDKKVLRRAEVFQSGRLAGNLLEQEQGGLWVFEYIDGYGGAPISLTLPVRGEPYTFKEFPAVFDGLLPEGAQLEALLKTRKIDRNDYFKQLVTVGGDLVGSLSVCIPKDAIAEEKEG
- a CDS encoding helix-turn-helix domain-containing protein produces the protein MRSEQLGNLIVFHRKKAGLTQVGLAELAGVSRSVVQDLEAGKGRTVWEHVESILVVLNLELQPVGPLVEEWKRSWEVSQ
- a CDS encoding PEP-CTERM sorting domain-containing protein (PEP-CTERM proteins occur, often in large numbers, in the proteomes of bacteria that also encode an exosortase, a predicted intramembrane cysteine proteinase. The presence of a PEP-CTERM domain at a protein's C-terminus predicts cleavage within the sorting domain, followed by covalent anchoring to some some component of the (usually Gram-negative) cell surface. Many PEP-CTERM proteins exhibit an unusual sequence composition that includes large numbers of potential glycosylation sites. Expression of one such protein has been shown restore the ability of a bacterium to form floc, a type of biofilm.), with translation MKKTSKLSLSLALASLLASSASGNLVFEDTFDATAVNSAGFNNDIAARQANTTLTNAPYAYTAAGGAAISLDGSNVVIDGAGSFTPDTSETLAGDLGAELVGEIYTISFELSNTSGPSGDWIGFGFGDVAVGAANANVGAGLLIRRNGAKSFYFADGSGTNFSSTVSGVNTWEITVDETGANPTVQFFQNGSALNATPTTILSNLTGTDRTFQFNSLSNTTGTFDNLRIEVIPEPATVGLFVGAAALLCVFRRRARA
- a CDS encoding discoidin domain-containing protein, yielding MQDVFFSPTVLSHHVHGEPAIWFDDGTYYMMYDYIGWNPKAHANVKKQGLGLATSKDGVYWRDHGIDFPNDEDVYWTGCAAVTRYQPDGPWVMQYSFTDVPKYPGFRMRFAVSEDSRTWEKLGPESTFLPDPRWYTNRRFDTINPCPAPDGGYWYGAWIAVPKDVWGFGFGKTRDGIQWEVLPPVEVVEVPRIKKDTIPGEMGGFFKMGDRYFIEYCDNTHASPLGVRVHIVSSKKPEGPYRPTPRNHTWGTYSYFYPRVYDLPGGTFFAEMFHVGRDNGRSYHMPPLKRIESDGESIWLKYWEGNDRLKSQPIRLSAVEPFDDGKASWLYGVPETLPYGNAVVVEGKLRLDGARGERNLALDATATASATEEAEWNQADSFSPDKAIDGNPATGWVGHAPVGGAVSFQLDLGESQSIGSIALHASVPPDFVETSVDGKEWTVVPDPPQVFDARNYSIGAYWENLGRDARFVRFTKKNAEDESWPGLPGGNPTWRGYFGISDVGVYARPSKSISDRPSLVLRREGERDFAIVVDRDGTVRFGGVDKDGTHFRREHVRDIEVDLGQQADFRLILREDMGEFYLNDYQIGLLNLAGTNPLIGRIGFTGIDGACRASDLKAWHSDPDASFLASSASGQLVFEDTFNATAGAAVGFNNDISTRQAASSLANAPYSYDATGSLALNGSNVNIVAAGSFTPDTSDTLAVDLGAELVGEIYTISFELSNTSGSSGDWIGFGFGNEAVGANIADAGLLIRRNGSNSFYFADGSGIQFSSTVSGVNTWEITVDETGASPTVQFFQNGSALNATPITITNLTGTDRTFQFNSSNSNTTGTFDNLRIEVIP